TAATACAGATTACATTGCTAAAGAATACCTAGGCAGAGAGTTTACAAAAGAATTAATTAAAGAATTCGAAGATTTAGCAATAGACCCGTGTGGTGAAAATGGTGAGTTTCATACTGCTGTTATAGATGGACCAATATTCTCACAGCCTTTACAGCTTATTAAAGATAGAGAAATTAAGTTAAATAATTATTATATGTTAGATTTAAGCCTTAGATAATTATGATTAAAAAATATGTTATTTTCATACTTATAGCTACATGAATATGGTATATAAAAACTAAGTTTGCCAAAAAAACTCTCTTGCAGAGTTTTTTTTATATATATCAATAAATACCTTAGCTGTTACTTAAAATACTTATGGGGGTTGATAACAATTATCAATAAGCTGTATAATCCATTCGAAATGGGGTACATCAAATGAGAGTGTATTTGCGAAAAAGATTAATATCACTAATTTTTGTAATAATAGGAGCTACTATTCTATCATTTATATTAGCAAATATATCTCCTATTGATCCCGCTGAAGCCTTTGCTCGTCGAAATAGTAAAATTGCTAGCAATGAGCAAATTGCTACAATACGGGAAGAAATGGGTCTAAATAAGCCTATAATTGCTCAGTATTTTACTTGGGTTTCAAAAATAACTAAGGCAGACTTTGGTACCTCGTTAGTTACTAATAAGTCTGTAATTACCGAAGTTAAAAAGCTAACACCACTTACGGTAAAACTGGTGTCTTTTACAATGTTTTTGTGTGTATCTTTATCAATACCTTTAGCAATAATATGTGTTATTTATAAAAATAGCTTAGTAGATAAATGTATTAGAATTGTATCTTTGTTAGGAATATCAATACCTAGCTTTTGGCTGGGATTTATCTTGTTATATCTGTTTGCAGTTGTGTTTAAAGTGGTTCCCATCTTAAATATAACTAAAACCACTAGTGTATACTTACCTGCTATCACTTTAGCTACACCTACAATTGCTTCAAGTATTAGGTTGTTAAGAGCCACAATGTTAGAAAATATGAATACTGATTATGTCACTTATTTAAGAGCCCGAGGCATATCACAAAATAAAATAATATATAAACATGTCTTAAAAAACTCTTTAGCCCCTGTAATCACTGTATTTGGACAAACTATTGGCTATATGGTTGCAGGTACTGCCATAGTAGAGCAGGTATTTTCCTGGAATGGTTTAGGCAATTATTTGCTTAAGGCAATTTTAGCTCGTGATTTACCAGTAATCAATGCCTTTGTATTTTTAATGGCAGTGGTTTTTGTAGTTTTCAACTTAGTAGCAGACTTAATTAACATAATGCTTAATCCTCAAATGGTAAGCCATGGTGATAACAAATGCTAAAACAAATAATAAATAATAAACAAGCTTTAGTTGGGTTAATAATGATAGGCATTGTAATAATAGTTATGATTATTGCCCCACTGATAAGCCCTAATAGTCCTGTTCAGGGAGACCTAAGTATGAGGTTTGCCAAAAGATCCATGAATTATCCATTAGGAGGGGATCAATTAGGTAGATGCAATTATACTAGGTTGATTTATGGAACACGTTATTCCATAGGAATTGCAATACCTGTTTTGATTTTAACAGCAATATTGAGTATTATAACCGGAACAATTGCTGCCTATTACAAGGGTATAGTTGACCAAGTATTTGTGGCTATCTGTGACATAGGTATGGCGTTTCCACCTATGATT
This Clostridium sp. 'deep sea' DNA region includes the following protein-coding sequences:
- a CDS encoding ABC transporter permease; the protein is MRVYLRKRLISLIFVIIGATILSFILANISPIDPAEAFARRNSKIASNEQIATIREEMGLNKPIIAQYFTWVSKITKADFGTSLVTNKSVITEVKKLTPLTVKLVSFTMFLCVSLSIPLAIICVIYKNSLVDKCIRIVSLLGISIPSFWLGFILLYLFAVVFKVVPILNITKTTSVYLPAITLATPTIASSIRLLRATMLENMNTDYVTYLRARGISQNKIIYKHVLKNSLAPVITVFGQTIGYMVAGTAIVEQVFSWNGLGNYLLKAILARDLPVINAFVFLMAVVFVVFNLVADLINIMLNPQMVSHGDNKC